A single region of the Chryseobacterium culicis genome encodes:
- a CDS encoding PTS sugar transporter subunit IIBC: protein MNYIDRNVSVEQAIIILAKNGVQVNDKEAKIILELLYLIAKNYNKSEVRKSSNLKEISNT from the coding sequence ATGAATTACATTGATAGAAATGTTTCAGTAGAACAAGCAATTATTATTTTGGCCAAAAATGGAGTTCAGGTAAATGATAAGGAAGCTAAAATTATATTAGAACTACTATATCTAATAGCGAAAAACTACAATAAATCAGAAGTGAGAAAAAGCTCTAACCTTAAAGAGATTTCGAACACTTAA
- a CDS encoding tetratricopeptide repeat protein has translation MKSKKILLAAAVIYFGISDAQQSQYFTQKENYRFNLAENLYQTKIYNASQYEYARQYFYNQNLSRSKKEGAQFFDNVIGVILQKNHAEEGLTAFMKEYPNSAYFAQANLPLADYYLAKKDFDKALETLKKVNQYQLSKEENTQYILKLGYAKFMTGDSKGAIDALEEAYKTADQSQKGDIAYMLGHLYYSNRQNDKAFQYFDSVKDQDKFSKLVRPYYVQMYYNDKNYDQAITEGNALLNENISDSYKAEVHKIIGESYFMKNDYTSAYPHLKDYLSVQQNPSENDLYEMGFVAAQLKKYDEAVSYYNQLLNSNSALAQNAYYQLGNAYLAVDKKQEALSAFRSSYQMDYDAKVKKLAHEQYAKLSYDIGNPFESPSAVIQSYINDNQNGANATEMRSLLVKSYLYSGNYKETLNAIDRLQSSTPEINKVDQEVSYLLGTEEFNKGNYDEAEKYFLRSLGFNINKEFNSRALYWLAQVYYQKGNYPSAIVRYEKLLTENFPEKQQLPYDLGYAYFKSKKFDQASTYFKQYLTNPKPEFKNDAELRLADIHYANNDLNEAIAIYDKNEDATDYTLYQKAMALGFKGDTQAKITNLKNLLSKYPDSEYYDDAQYEIGTAYAAQDDFANSNDYFGKVIKGSSDKDLIANASIYRAQNYIDQNQNDKALSELKSLGEQYKNTAYAQKVVQAAKPIFTKNGDVSGYESFARNIGVNVDAAEIDEINLSTGKQYFAKKDYKNAISYYEKYLTQNPTGEGLYQAKYELGESYYQTSNSTKALLVLQEVAGIQNDYQDDAQTRLAQIFIAQGNTAEAKKYLEGIKNSSNISIKNYANVELMKLYAEENNFSEAEKLANAVIANSKNSAAVIETAKVIKARSLMNSGKDKDAQAAYVSLEKSSNTSVAAEALYAKAYYQNKGKAFKSSNETIFKLANNYASEEFWGAKALVLMAKNYIGLKDNYQASYTCDQIITNYKDFPEIVAEAKEVKKQIKK, from the coding sequence ATGAAATCAAAAAAAATACTCTTAGCGGCTGCAGTAATTTATTTCGGAATCTCCGATGCTCAACAGTCTCAATATTTTACCCAGAAAGAAAATTACAGGTTTAATCTAGCCGAAAATCTTTATCAAACTAAAATATACAACGCTTCTCAATACGAATATGCAAGACAATACTTCTATAATCAGAATTTGTCCCGTTCGAAAAAAGAAGGTGCGCAGTTTTTTGATAATGTAATTGGTGTGATTCTTCAGAAAAATCATGCTGAAGAAGGATTAACCGCTTTCATGAAAGAATATCCGAATTCTGCTTATTTTGCGCAGGCTAATCTTCCTTTGGCAGATTATTACTTGGCAAAAAAAGACTTTGACAAAGCACTGGAAACTTTGAAAAAAGTGAATCAGTATCAGCTTTCAAAAGAAGAAAATACCCAGTATATTCTGAAGCTTGGTTATGCCAAATTCATGACGGGTGATTCTAAAGGCGCCATTGATGCTCTGGAAGAAGCTTATAAAACAGCAGATCAGTCTCAAAAAGGAGATATCGCTTATATGCTCGGGCATTTATATTACAGCAACAGACAGAATGATAAAGCTTTCCAATATTTTGATTCTGTAAAAGATCAGGATAAATTCTCTAAGCTGGTACGTCCTTATTATGTACAGATGTATTATAATGATAAGAACTACGATCAGGCAATTACAGAAGGAAATGCTCTGTTAAACGAAAATATTTCAGATTCTTATAAAGCGGAAGTTCATAAGATCATCGGGGAGAGTTACTTCATGAAGAATGATTACACCTCTGCCTATCCGCATTTGAAAGATTATCTCAGCGTACAGCAGAATCCGTCTGAAAACGATTTGTATGAGATGGGATTTGTGGCTGCACAGCTGAAAAAATATGATGAAGCAGTTTCCTATTACAACCAGCTTCTGAACAGTAATTCTGCGTTAGCTCAAAATGCTTACTACCAGCTAGGAAATGCTTACCTGGCAGTAGATAAAAAGCAGGAAGCTCTTTCAGCATTCCGTTCTTCTTATCAGATGGATTATGATGCGAAAGTGAAAAAGCTGGCACATGAGCAGTATGCTAAACTAAGTTATGATATCGGTAACCCGTTTGAAAGCCCTTCTGCGGTAATCCAAAGTTATATCAATGATAATCAGAATGGAGCTAACGCTACGGAAATGAGATCTTTATTGGTGAAATCCTATCTGTATTCCGGAAACTATAAAGAAACGCTGAACGCTATTGACAGATTGCAGAGCTCAACGCCTGAAATCAATAAGGTAGATCAGGAAGTTTCTTATTTATTGGGAACTGAAGAGTTCAACAAAGGAAACTATGACGAAGCTGAGAAATATTTCTTAAGAAGTCTTGGTTTCAATATTAATAAGGAATTCAACAGCCGGGCTTTATACTGGCTGGCACAGGTGTATTACCAGAAAGGGAATTATCCGTCTGCCATTGTTCGTTACGAGAAACTCCTTACCGAAAACTTCCCTGAGAAACAACAGTTGCCTTATGATTTAGGATATGCTTATTTTAAATCTAAGAAATTTGATCAGGCATCAACGTATTTCAAACAATATCTTACCAATCCGAAGCCGGAATTTAAAAATGATGCAGAACTTCGTCTTGCAGATATTCATTATGCGAATAATGACCTGAATGAAGCCATTGCCATCTATGATAAAAATGAAGATGCTACGGATTATACGTTGTACCAAAAAGCCATGGCTTTAGGATTTAAAGGAGATACACAGGCGAAGATTACCAACCTTAAAAACCTTTTATCAAAATATCCGGATTCCGAATATTATGACGATGCTCAATATGAAATAGGAACAGCCTATGCTGCTCAGGATGATTTTGCCAATTCCAATGATTATTTCGGAAAAGTAATTAAAGGATCTTCGGACAAAGACCTGATCGCCAATGCCTCTATTTACAGAGCGCAGAATTATATTGATCAGAATCAAAACGATAAAGCACTTTCTGAACTGAAATCTTTGGGTGAGCAGTATAAAAATACAGCCTATGCTCAAAAGGTTGTTCAGGCAGCAAAACCTATCTTTACGAAAAACGGAGATGTTTCAGGATATGAAAGTTTTGCAAGAAATATTGGAGTGAATGTAGATGCTGCAGAAATTGATGAAATCAACCTTTCTACCGGTAAACAATATTTCGCGAAGAAAGATTATAAAAATGCAATTTCTTACTACGAAAAGTATCTGACACAGAATCCAACAGGGGAAGGATTGTATCAGGCGAAGTATGAATTAGGAGAAAGTTATTACCAGACTAGTAATTCAACTAAAGCTTTACTTGTTCTTCAGGAAGTAGCTGGAATTCAGAATGATTACCAGGATGACGCACAAACTCGTTTAGCTCAAATCTTTATTGCACAAGGCAATACTGCAGAAGCGAAAAAGTATCTTGAAGGCATTAAAAACTCTTCCAATATCAGCATTAAAAACTATGCAAATGTGGAGCTGATGAAACTGTATGCTGAAGAAAATAACTTCTCTGAAGCTGAAAAATTGGCCAATGCAGTAATCGCTAATTCTAAAAACTCAGCAGCGGTAATTGAAACGGCAAAAGTGATCAAAGCAAGAAGTCTGATGAACTCAGGAAAAGATAAAGATGCTCAGGCGGCTTATGTTTCTCTTGAGAAATCATCCAACACTTCAGTAGCTGCGGAAGCTTTGTATGCTAAAGCGTATTATCAGAATAAAGGAAAGGCTTTCAAATCTTCTAATGAGACGATCTTTAAGCTTGCCAATAACTATGCATCAGAAGAATTCTGGGGAGCGAAGGCCTTGGTATTGATGGCGAAAAACTATATCGGTCTGAAGGATAACTATCAGGCAAGTTATACATGTGACCAGATCATTACCAATTATAAGGATTTCCCTGAAATTGTTGCTGAGGCTAAAGAAGTTAAAAAACAGATTAAGAAATAG
- a CDS encoding TonB-dependent receptor gives MNKKIQILSILFLGISSVAFSQIKEEKLVLNKKREPEVKKIEKKKTSVETIKNYPPEEKSQTPVKYTITDVPAVSDFKTSTIQGEDVAPKFDGTAQNNYFQFGMGNYGKVLVDGNVSKTLENKFEVGADVHVLSTNGLKKDYDWKSGQTSANIGAFLNSYGEKGKFNINAEYGLDSYNYYGIYAMQPTGELDLKQKVNQFKVNGYYDFYSNEILNDVRVKSSFLKDHFDAQENQVSILANFSKHAVELGKSGINLNADLGVGLDAVKTDFAIRDKNSSNFFNTSLTPKVTFRKGDSYLTLGSSFSFLNAKNSAELVSQQKNNKTYWFPQAEFQFAAAKEFKFYGGVDGGLKLNTYGDMLQTNPFILSDQFLKPTETKYHFYVGLRGDIDETLKYDFSAGYGKMRDIMFFKANGLFDNTSVNRSAYNFANTFSAVYDDGNVSDIKGSVQYFPLANLILDGELRFTKYDLKNYDNIYNVPLFNASIGAKYTMLDKKLLLGFKGIFASDRTTNSYAIEGVGAPNVIFQSTENTNDKVGGYADLNLSAEYKIHKNFSIFALGNNLLSSKYQTYKGYKVLGAQILGGVKITF, from the coding sequence ATGAACAAGAAGATTCAAATATTATCCATATTATTTTTAGGAATTTCGTCAGTGGCGTTTTCCCAGATCAAGGAGGAAAAACTGGTTCTTAACAAAAAGAGAGAGCCGGAAGTGAAGAAGATCGAGAAGAAGAAAACTTCTGTGGAAACCATTAAAAATTATCCGCCGGAAGAGAAATCGCAAACCCCTGTGAAGTATACCATCACAGATGTTCCTGCTGTTTCAGACTTCAAAACGTCAACCATTCAGGGGGAAGATGTTGCTCCGAAATTTGACGGAACGGCTCAGAATAATTACTTCCAGTTCGGAATGGGTAATTACGGGAAAGTGCTGGTAGACGGAAACGTTTCAAAAACCCTTGAAAATAAGTTTGAAGTAGGAGCAGATGTTCATGTACTTTCCACCAATGGTCTTAAAAAAGATTACGACTGGAAATCCGGACAGACTTCAGCGAATATCGGAGCTTTCTTAAACTCTTATGGAGAAAAAGGAAAATTCAATATCAATGCGGAATATGGTTTAGACAGCTATAATTACTACGGTATTTATGCCATGCAGCCAACGGGTGAACTGGATCTGAAGCAGAAAGTCAATCAGTTTAAAGTAAACGGTTACTATGATTTTTATTCCAACGAAATTTTAAATGATGTAAGGGTAAAATCTTCTTTCCTTAAAGATCATTTTGATGCTCAGGAAAACCAGGTTTCCATACTTGCCAATTTCTCCAAACATGCGGTGGAATTAGGGAAATCAGGAATCAACCTGAATGCTGATCTTGGAGTAGGATTGGATGCGGTGAAGACCGATTTTGCGATCAGGGATAAAAATTCTTCCAATTTCTTCAATACCAGCCTGACTCCGAAAGTGACGTTCAGAAAAGGGGATTCTTATTTAACCTTAGGTTCTTCATTCTCTTTCCTGAATGCTAAAAACTCAGCAGAACTTGTTTCTCAGCAGAAAAACAATAAAACGTATTGGTTCCCACAGGCAGAGTTTCAGTTTGCGGCTGCCAAAGAATTTAAATTCTACGGAGGGGTAGACGGAGGTTTAAAGCTTAATACTTACGGGGATATGCTACAGACGAATCCATTCATCCTTTCTGACCAGTTTTTAAAGCCTACAGAGACGAAATATCATTTTTATGTAGGATTGAGAGGAGATATTGATGAAACGTTGAAATACGACTTCTCTGCAGGGTACGGAAAAATGAGAGATATTATGTTCTTTAAAGCCAACGGTCTTTTTGACAATACCTCTGTTAACCGTTCTGCCTACAATTTTGCCAATACATTCTCTGCAGTATATGACGATGGAAATGTAAGTGATATCAAAGGTAGCGTGCAGTATTTCCCATTGGCTAACCTTATTTTAGATGGAGAATTAAGATTTACAAAGTACGATCTTAAGAATTACGACAACATTTATAATGTTCCATTGTTCAATGCGAGCATCGGGGCAAAATATACTATGCTTGACAAAAAGTTATTGTTAGGTTTCAAAGGAATCTTTGCAAGTGACAGAACTACAAATTCTTATGCAATCGAAGGGGTAGGAGCTCCGAATGTAATTTTCCAGTCTACAGAAAATACAAACGATAAAGTTGGTGGTTATGCTGATTTAAATCTTTCTGCAGAGTATAAAATTCACAAAAATTTCAGTATTTTCGCACTCGGAAATAATCTTCTGAGCTCAAAATACCAGACGTACAAAGGCTATAAAGTCCTGGGTGCACAGATTCTGGGAGGGGTGAAAATTACTTTCTAA